From Callithrix jacchus isolate 240 chromosome 15, calJac240_pri, whole genome shotgun sequence, one genomic window encodes:
- the CCR5 gene encoding C-C chemokine receptor type 5, whose translation MDYQVSSPIYDIDYGPSEPCRKIDVKQMGAHLLPPLYSMVFLFGFVGNMLVVLILINCKRLKSMTDIYLLNLAISDLIFLFTVPFWAHYAAGQWDFGNTMCQFLTGLYFIGFFSGIFFIILLTIDRYLAIVHAVFALKARTVTFGVVTSVITWVVAVFASLPGIIFTRSQKEGYHYTCSPHFPFSQYQFWKNFETLKMVILGLVLPLLVMVICYSGILKTLLRCRNEKKRHRAVRLIFTIMIVYFLFWAPYNIVLLLNTYQEFFGLNNCSSSNRLDQAMQVTETLGMTHCCVNPIIYAFVGEKFRNYLAVFFQKHIAKCFCECCSIFQKEAPERANSVYTRSTGEQEISVGL comes from the coding sequence ATGGATTATCAAGTGTCAAGTCCAATCTATGACATCGATTATGGCCCATCGGAGCCCTGCCGAAAAATCGACGTGAAGCAAATGGGAGCCCACCTCCTGCCCCCGCTCTACTCCATGGTGTTCCTCTTTGGTTTCGTGGGCAACATGCTGGTTGTCCTCATTCTGATAAACTGCAAAAGGCTGAAGAGTATGACTGACATCTACCTGCTCAACCTGGCCATCTCTGACCTGATTTTCCTTTTTACTGTCCCCTTCTGGGCTCACTATGCTGCAGGCCAGTGGGACTTCGGAAATACAATGTGTCAGTTCTTGACAGGGCTCTATTTTATAGGCTTCTTCTCTGGAATCTTCTTCATCATCCTCCTGACAATCGATAGGTACCTGGCTATCGTCCATGCTGTGTTTGCTTTAAAAGCCAGGACGGTCACCTTTGGGGTGGTGACAAGTGTGATCACTTGGGTGGTGGCTGTATTTGCCTCTCTCCCAGGAATCATCTTTACCAGGTCTCAAAAAGAAGGTTATCATTACACCTGCAGCCCTCATTTTCCATTCAGCCAATATCAGTTCTGGAAGAATTTCGAGACATTAAAGATGGTCATCTTGGGGCTGGTCCTGCCACTGCTCGTCATGGTCATCTGCTACTCGGGAATCCTTAAAACCCTGCTTCGGTGTCGAAATGAGAAGAAGAGGCACAGGGCTGTGAGGCTTATCTTCACCATcatgattgtttattttctcttctggGCTCCCTACAACATTGTCCTTCTCCTGAACACCTACCAGGAATTCTTTGGCCTGAATAATTGCAGTAGCTCTAACAGGTTGGACCAAGCCATGCAAGTGACAGAGACTCTTGGGATGACACATTGCTGCGTCAACCCCATCATCTATGCTTTTGTCGGGGAGAAGTTTAGAAACTACCTCGCGGTCTTCTTCCAAAAGCACATTGCCAAGTGCTTCTGTGAATGCTGTTCCATCTTCCAGAAAGAGGCTCCCGAGCGAGCAAACTCAGTTTATACTCGATCCACCGGGGAGCAGGAAATATCTGTGGGCTTGTGA